DNA from Frateuria edaphi:
GTCGAAACAAACGCACATGATAACCCGCACAAGCGTCCAGCCCGGCTGCGCGCGCGTGTGCATTGCTTGAGATCGGCCGCCCCGGCCTGATCTTGATCAGCGGGATACGCCGCGGGCGCGGCATAATAGGTCGCTTCCGCCGCGTCCCCGCGCGGCCTTGAGTATCGGCAGGATCGGCATGAGTGGTTTCAGTCTGAGCAGCGAACCCTTCACCCTGGAACGCGACTGCGTGGCCGTGATGGTCCCGCAGGGCGAGAGCGTGACGCTGCCGGCCGGCCAGATCGGTTACATCACCCAGGCCCTGGGCGGCAGCTTCACCGTGTACGTGGAAGGCAACCTGTTCCGCATCGCCGGCCACGACGCCGACGCGCTGGGCAAGGAGCCGCCGCCGCCGATCGAGCTGGCCGCCGATGCGAGCGACCAGGACGTGGAGAAGCTGGTCTGGCAGCAGCTGCGCACGGTGTTCGACCCGGAGATCCCGATCAACGTGGTGGAACTGGGGCTGGTCTATGACGTGTCGATCGAAGCGGGCGACAACGCCACGCGCAAGGTCTACGTAAAGATGACACTGACCGCGCCCGGTTGCGGCATGGGCGATATCTTGGTCGACGACGTGCGCACGAAACTGGAGCTGATCCCGACGGTCGGCGAGGCGGATGTCGACCTGGTGTTCGATCCGCCGTGGAATCATTCGATGATGTCCGATGCGGCCAAGCTTGAGACCGGCATGCTCTAGCGAGGTCTTCGAATCGGCTTCCAAAGCCCGGCCCGGCCGGGCTTTTTTTGTGCGTGGGCCACGCGGGCCGGCCCGTCTGTAACCGCGCTGTGACGCGGTTTTCGCAAGGTCCTAACAGCGGCCATCACAGTTCAAACCCCTAGGAAAAATTCACCCTTGTTGCACCGTAATTTCCTGCTTATTGTCGACGAATCCGTTGGCGGGGAGGTTGACGGATGGTCCTGCAGCGACGTCGGGGGGGTTCCTGACTCGCCCTCGCATGATGAGCCCGCGTACTGCCCTCTCATGGAAGGAAGGGGGAGAAGCAGCGCGCATCGGGATGCAGCAGGGACCGTTGGCAATAAGCACGTGGTGCCGTGCCTGACACGGCCAATTCACGCATGGGGTCCGAAGTGACCGCATCAGGTTCGCTCGCCCCGAATTTCTCTTTTATGGAGTACCTGAAATGCCAAGTAATGTCCGTCTGAAGCTCCTGGTTGCCGCCATCGGCATGGCGTGTGCCTCCACCGCGATGGCAGCAAACAGCGAGCACGTGAACGTGCAAAACCTCGGTGCGGTGCCGGCCGGCAGCCTCGCGACGCGCCTGAACCTCGGCGCGAACATGTCGTTGACCGCGCGCAGCACCGCCCACCTGCCCAACGGCAAGCAGGTCGTGCGCCAGCAGCAGATGTACCGCGGCGTGCCGGTATACGGCCGCAGCGTTGCGGTGGAACAGGACGCGCACGGGAACGTGCTGCACGCCTCCGGCAACGTGATGAAGCTGCCGGCGAACCTTGCCGCGCCGCTGTCGGTCACCCCGAAGCTGAGCGGGGCCCAGGCCATCGCCAAGCTGCAGGCCCACGCGCACACCACGCTGGCCGGCGGCGCGTCCATCTACAACAAGAAGGCCGACCTGTTCGTCTATCCGCAAGAAAATGGCTCGCCGCGCCTGGTCTACCTCACCTCCTACGTCGTCGGTGGCCAGCATCCGAGCCGTCCGACCGCGATCGTCGATGCGCACACCGGCGCGGTGATCCAGAGCTGGGATGGCCTGACCGACGCCACGGCCAACGGTCCCGGTGGCAACCAGAAGACCGGCGAGTACTACTACGGCACCGACTACCCGGCGCTGCAGGTCACCCAGTCCGGCAGCACCTGCACCCTGCAGAACACCAACGTCATCACCTACAACCTCAACCACGGCACCAGCGGCGGCACCCTGGTCAGCTTCACCTGCCCGACCAGCAACACCGACCCGATCAACGGCGCCTACTCGCCGGTCAACGACGCCCACCACTTCGGCGGCGTGGTCCACGACATGTACGTTGCGTACAACGGAGCGCCCCCGCTCAACATGCAGCTGCGCATGAACGTGCACTACAAGAGCAACTACGAGAACGCG
Protein-coding regions in this window:
- the sufT gene encoding putative Fe-S cluster assembly protein SufT, whose amino-acid sequence is MSGFSLSSEPFTLERDCVAVMVPQGESVTLPAGQIGYITQALGGSFTVYVEGNLFRIAGHDADALGKEPPPPIELAADASDQDVEKLVWQQLRTVFDPEIPINVVELGLVYDVSIEAGDNATRKVYVKMTLTAPGCGMGDILVDDVRTKLELIPTVGEADVDLVFDPPWNHSMMSDAAKLETGML